The DNA segment CTGTATCCTTTTCATTGTTTAAAACGAGGGGGCGGCTTTCAATAGTAGTACTTGCTGTTGTCTCGTTATCCCCAGCATCCTTTTTTGAGCTATTTTGTCCACAACCAACCAATAAAGCGGCCATCAATAAAAGGACAATTATAACTTTTAACCTAATATACATTTTCATGCTATCTCCTTTAACTATAAAGCCTGTCTGATTATACTTCGGCGCCAATACAATATTTCCTGCTAAATTACTAAAGGGATTAATTGTTATTATATGGTAATATTTTGAAATTATTTCATAATTATTTAAGTATTTTACAGCTTTGCTTAATCTGTTTATAAAGAACAGCCAAGATGATAAGTGCTCCTACATAACCAAACACCGGATAAAAATGTCCTATTAGATTACCAAATCCTAAAACTGATATTGGCAGAGCCATGAATACAATTGCAATAGATAGGTTGTTTTGTTTCATTCTAAATAATGAACCAACTCTTGTAATTAATCCAAATCCATTGGCAACTGCAGTTGTTAGCATAGCACTAAGCATTGCCAATGCATACAAAAAGCTTAGCCTGCTGTCAAGGCCTTCAGTTAAATACAGCATAGGAATTTCTGTGGTTAGTATTTCTGGCCAAAACAACTGCATTGCATACACCATGATAAGTCCAATGATTCCTAAAAGAACTCCACCAAAAAGAAATCCTTTAATCCCAGCCTTTAACTTATAGTGATCTATTGAGGTAATGATTACTAAGCTTGTTACCATATTATATGAAACATATAATAGAAGGGCTATTCCCCATTGCTTACCAATCAAGGGATTCTCACCAGCCTGGAAAACCTCTTTTTGTGCAAACCCTATGCTTGCAAAACTTACTAATATTGTTATTATAATCAGCATGGGAATTAAAATAGAGTTGATACCAAGTACACCTCTTTCCCCTTTAAATAAAGCAATTAATACTATTACACTAGAAACAATAATACCAACATAATAATTGACAAATAGTTTTTCCTGAAGGACGGCAGCACAGCCTGCTAACATTATACCAAGGCCCATAAAAATGGAGATTGTGATCCATATATCCACAATTAGCCCTATTTTATTGCCAAGAACCTTAATTAAGAAAGTCTGGTATCCATGTATTTTGTTTTTTATTACTATCTGGCATATGAAATAACCCATGAGTGCAAAGGCTGTACCTGAAAGGAAAACACCTATTAACCCATAAAAACCGAAGATTACAAAAAACTGCATAAGCTCTTGTCCTGATGCAAAACCAGCACCCACAATAGCTCCTATATATGTAGTGGCTAGTTGAAAGCTAAGGACCTTTTTGTTCAAATTTACCCCCTCCAATATTTATGTGATTTTTAGTAACGTTGTATAAAACTGCCCATAAATACATATACTATAATTATTATTGTAGTAAGGTGGGGGGTACTTTAATGACAACTTTATTAAGAAATTTATTAAATAGAGAGCTGCAGGAGCCTCCTGATAAAATAGTGCACCATATAGATGATGAAAACCTCACTTATAAGGCGGCCAACCAATTAGCTTCATATTTAATAACCTTAGATCCCCAGTTAGATCGACCAATTGTGGTGGTTAATATTGGAACCGATAGGTCTACCGGTGATAGTCTTGGCCCATTGGTAGGATCATTTTTAAAAGAAAGACAGAGCTTAATACCAAACATTCATGTTTATGGTACCCTGGATGAACCGGTCCATGCAACAAATATAGTACGATATATGGAAGATATAATGGAGACCCACACAAATCCCATAATCATAGCTGTTGACGCGTGCCTGGGACAGGCAAAAAATGTGGGCAATTTAAATTTAGGTATTGGCCCTGTCAAACCTGGTGCTGGTGTTAAAAAGGAATTACCATATGTAGGACATATTTACATGACCGGCACTGTCAATGTAGGTGGTTATCTTGAGTATTTAGTTTTACAAAACACCAGGCTTAACCTGGTAATGAAGCTGGCAAAATCTATTTCTGATACAATTTACAAAGCTTATTATAAAGTTCAAGCCAAAAAAAACGAGGTGCCTTCACATTAGGCACCTTTATTACAATACTTTAGTATCATTTATTATTAATTCAAAGGAACATTTAAGATAATCGGCAGCCCTTCTACACAGGACCATTTTAGTAATGAAAATCTCGAAGTATCCCATTACTGAGGATATTTCCTGATCAATCAAAATGCTTAAGGTAATTAACCTTTTACTTTTATCTACTGTTAATTGGGTCTGTTCCACTGCATAGTTTACCCTGTCCCTAGGTTTAAAAGTTGATATGTCTGCCTTTCTAACCCTTTCCCTATTAACATCAGATTTATCAGCAATGAGTACAGCCGCTGATACTGAATTGACGGAAAATCCTCCACTATTTTCTTCATGATTGCCAATGGCTCCTAGAATTACTGATATCCCAACCTCGTCAAGGTTAATTTTTTTTAAAAAGGGCAGGACAAGAAATGAGCCTGCCCTTCCATGTTCATACCTGTTAACTATATTGCCAATATCGTGTAAATACCCTGCTATTTGACCTAAACAACATGTATATTCGTCAAATTCTAGACCCCTTAATATTTCGATAGTCCTTTGGGAAACTATCTCTGCATGCCGTTGACTATGCTCTAAAGCACCCATTTCTCCTAAAAACTCGTGGCAATTTTTAAGATAGGTATTTATACTAGAATCATTACAAACTGCTGTCTGAAAATTCATCATTAACCTTTACCAACCCTTTTCTTATCTTCTGCTTTTGAAACTGTCCCATCAACTGGATATAGCATGTAGTTTGTTGGAGATAATATAGTTTCTTAGGGTATCTCCTCTCAGTCCAACCCTTAAAGCCTCCAATGACATGACATCTCCGGGATGTATGTTACCTAGATTAACATTAGTTCCTAGTCTAATTATCAATTCCTGTTGTTGGTTTTTCTGAGGAGCTTCCCATAAAATCTTATTTACATCTGAAATGGAATTTAAAATTCCTTCTAATTCCTTTTCTCTTATTTTACCCTGTTCATCATAGATTACTACACCCTTGCCTGATTCTCTCCCTTCAACAATAACTTTGTGTGCCCCCCATTCAATATCAAGATTTATCTGTTCTAAAATATCGGTATTTGACAGTTCATCACGGGCGTCTTTTTTCCCAACTTCACTTAATACTTTAAAGTCCATGTCTAATGCTTTTTCTATTGCACTTTTTCTCACACTTCTGCTCATATTAATAGTCCCGTCAGATACCTCAATACAACTATAACCCAAACTTTTTGCCTTTTCCAAATACACATCTAGTTTACCCTGTAGTACAGCCACTTCCAAGAAAGTTCCACCGGGATAAATATCTATTCCCATTGATCTTACCAGCTTTATCTTTTTCTGCAGTACATCCCCTGTGTAGAGTGCAGATGTTCCAAAGCCTAGTTTAACAAAATCAATATACTGTCCGGAGGTTTCAAGTGTATCTGCTAGTTCAGATAACCCCAGGCCCTTATCAATTATCATGGTAAAGCCATTTTCCCTGGGCTTTTGCTTTCTTTCTGATAGTGGAAATTCAACTATTCCATCCCAGCCTTCTCTCCTTATACTCAATTGCCTCATCTCCCCCAATAAAGATTTTTACATACTACCAGTAGATTTAGTTCTGCATTTAATGTATGCTGCCAAAGGGAAAATGTGCATAAAAAATGACCACCTTGGGAAAAGGGGATGGTCATCTCAGATATTTAATATGCTTTACTTTTTGTCATGCCCTGTGGTTTTTGCCATTTGGCAGGACCCTTGAAATACCGCACCATCATCTATAATAAGAGAACCAGTAGATATATCTCCTTCTAGCTTTCCGGAAGAAGCAATCTCAAGTTTACCGGAAACACTTACATTACCTTTAATAACCCCAGCAACCAAGAGATTTCTTGCCTTTAATCCTGCTGCCACGAAGCCATTTTCACCTATAACAACGTCTCCCTGGCAATCAATTTCTCCTTCAACCTTACCATCAATTCTTAAGGTGCCATGAGCCTTCAAATTACCTTGAAAATTCGTATCCTTTCCTACAATGGTATCCACTTTATCCATATTTACTGTTTCTTTTTTGCTAAACATTTAATCACCCTTTATTTAAGAACATTTTGAGGATTAATTCTTTTACCATTTTGATCGATCATAAAATGAACATGGGGCCCAGTTGATCTGCCACTAGTTCCTACCCTTGCTACTCTATCGCCCTTTTTTACAGTTTGGCCTACCTTAACCAGGTTAACTGAATTATGAGCGTAATGACTTACATATCCATATCCATGAGATATGCTTACCATTCGTCCGTATCCAGGTACCCATCCGGAAAAAATTACCCTGCCATCACCAGCTGCTCTAATATATGTACCATGTGCTGCGGCAATATCAATGCCATCGTGAAACTCTCTCCTACCTGCCCCAAAAGGAGAGCTCCTGTATCCATACTTTGACGTGATCCGTCCATTTACAGGCAATCTGTCAGGTTTGGCTGCAAGATATTTCAGTTGGTCACTAACCTCTACCTGCAGTTGAGCTAGACCCTCTTCTTTCATTTCTACTATTTGATCCAGCATGGTTAAATCTTTGTCTAACATCTCTAGAAGGTCCATATTGCTTTCATAAAGCCTACTCACCTGGCCTCTTGAAACTCCACCCCTAGGTATCATAGCTAAACTAAATTCGGGCTGCATGGAAATAGGAGAATGATAATCTTGCAGCTGTATTTCCTTTTCCTCATCACTTTCCAGTCCTACCAGCTCTCTAA comes from the Desulfitibacter alkalitolerans DSM 16504 genome and includes:
- a CDS encoding YkvI family membrane protein, producing MNKKVLSFQLATTYIGAIVGAGFASGQELMQFFVIFGFYGLIGVFLSGTAFALMGYFICQIVIKNKIHGYQTFLIKVLGNKIGLIVDIWITISIFMGLGIMLAGCAAVLQEKLFVNYYVGIIVSSVIVLIALFKGERGVLGINSILIPMLIIITILVSFASIGFAQKEVFQAGENPLIGKQWGIALLLYVSYNMVTSLVIITSIDHYKLKAGIKGFLFGGVLLGIIGLIMVYAMQLFWPEILTTEIPMLYLTEGLDSRLSFLYALAMLSAMLTTAVANGFGLITRVGSLFRMKQNNLSIAIVFMALPISVLGFGNLIGHFYPVFGYVGALIILAVLYKQIKQSCKILK
- the yyaC gene encoding spore protease YyaC, producing MTTLLRNLLNRELQEPPDKIVHHIDDENLTYKAANQLASYLITLDPQLDRPIVVVNIGTDRSTGDSLGPLVGSFLKERQSLIPNIHVYGTLDEPVHATNIVRYMEDIMETHTNPIIIAVDACLGQAKNVGNLNLGIGPVKPGAGVKKELPYVGHIYMTGTVNVGGYLEYLVLQNTRLNLVMKLAKSISDTIYKAYYKVQAKKNEVPSH
- a CDS encoding phosphohydrolase, which produces MMNFQTAVCNDSSINTYLKNCHEFLGEMGALEHSQRHAEIVSQRTIEILRGLEFDEYTCCLGQIAGYLHDIGNIVNRYEHGRAGSFLVLPFLKKINLDEVGISVILGAIGNHEENSGGFSVNSVSAAVLIADKSDVNRERVRKADISTFKPRDRVNYAVEQTQLTVDKSKRLITLSILIDQEISSVMGYFEIFITKMVLCRRAADYLKCSFELIINDTKVL
- a CDS encoding phosphosulfolactate synthase; amino-acid sequence: MSIRREGWDGIVEFPLSERKQKPRENGFTMIIDKGLGLSELADTLETSGQYIDFVKLGFGTSALYTGDVLQKKIKLVRSMGIDIYPGGTFLEVAVLQGKLDVYLEKAKSLGYSCIEVSDGTINMSRSVRKSAIEKALDMDFKVLSEVGKKDARDELSNTDILEQINLDIEWGAHKVIVEGRESGKGVVIYDEQGKIREKELEGILNSISDVNKILWEAPQKNQQQELIIRLGTNVNLGNIHPGDVMSLEALRVGLRGDTLRNYIISNKLHAISS
- a CDS encoding bactofilin family protein translates to MFSKKETVNMDKVDTIVGKDTNFQGNLKAHGTLRIDGKVEGEIDCQGDVVIGENGFVAAGLKARNLLVAGVIKGNVSVSGKLEIASSGKLEGDISTGSLIIDDGAVFQGSCQMAKTTGHDKK
- a CDS encoding M23 family metallopeptidase produces the protein MGTSKSKLKKKRYFTIMLIPHSQKKINQFKIPIWALACIITLFTVITCSLVYFAVDFKAAKEDLDRLKHVETVNQVQAKKIADLIEKTRNMESKIADIELLDRQVRELVGLESDEEKEIQLQDYHSPISMQPEFSLAMIPRGGVSRGQVSRLYESNMDLLEMLDKDLTMLDQIVEMKEEGLAQLQVEVSDQLKYLAAKPDRLPVNGRITSKYGYRSSPFGAGRREFHDGIDIAAAHGTYIRAAGDGRVIFSGWVPGYGRMVSISHGYGYVSHYAHNSVNLVKVGQTVKKGDRVARVGTSGRSTGPHVHFMIDQNGKRINPQNVLK